In Apium graveolens cultivar Ventura chromosome 10, ASM990537v1, whole genome shotgun sequence, the following are encoded in one genomic region:
- the LOC141693168 gene encoding serine/threonine-protein kinase MHK isoform X2 — MERYKITKELGDGTCGSVYEAICLETYEIVAVKKMKRKFYFWDECINLREVKALRKLNHPNIIKLKEIVRENNELFFIFEYMELNLYQIMRDRQRPFTEAEIKHLMHQMLLGLVHMHRNGYFHRDLKPENLLVTDDRLKIADFGLAREVSSSPPYTDYVSTRWYRAPEVLLQALSYTPSIDMWAVGAILAELFTLSPIFPGESEIDQLYKICCIFGAPDWTAFPDCRNTVGLVNVCYSEIMPANLSDIIPNASLEAIDLIKQLCSWNPLKRPTAEQCLQHPFFSVNMWIPRPLGDPLQLKLSNIDDKPNLELSLGGLGKKTEDNFLGLTLGVNSSVSDYGLVHKSQNPGEEVLICPALIDNPQHSVFWSFLPDAPNRVSAPLESLSLSFSTNPHSTIGVLPSAGFSVAPMEPNILDRSYLAISCPLQQGHCLRGGELLQP, encoded by the exons ATGGAAAG ATATAAAATTACAAAAGAACTTGGAGATGGAACTTGTGGAAGTGTATATGAGGCCATTTGCCTGGAGACATATGAAATT GTTGCAGTGAAGAAAATGAAGAGGAAATTTTATTTTTGGGACGAGTGCATTAATCTGCGGGAAGTTAAG GCCCTTCGTAAATTGAATCATCCTAACATAATAAAGTTGAAGGAAATAGTCAGAGAAAATAACGAGCTATTCTTTATTTTTGAATACATG GAGCTTAATTTGTACCAAATAATGAGAGACCGTCAAAGACCCTTCACAGAGGCAGAGATAAAACATTTGATGCATCAGATGCTGCTGGGACTTGTACACATGCATAGAAATGGATATTTTCATCGGGACTTGAAGCCTG agaatttGCTTGTGACGGATGACCGTCTCAAAATTGCTGACTTCGGACTGGCTAGGGAAGTTTCATCATCACCGCCATATACTGATTATGTTTCTACCCGGTG GTATCGAGCACCAGAGGTCTTGTTGCAGGCTCTATCATACACTCCTTCTATTG ACATGTGGGCAGTTGGTGCAATTCTCGCTGAACTCTTCACTTTGAGCCCAATTTTCCCTGGAGAAAG TGAAATAGATCAACTGTACAAAATATGCTGTATTTTTGGTGCACCAGATTGGACTGCCTTTCCTGACTGTAGAAATACTGTAGGACTGGTTAATGTTTGTTATTCAGAG ATTATGCCTGCAAATCTATCTGACATTATTCCGAATGCAAGCTTGGAAGCTATTGACTTGATCAAG CAACTTTGTTCATGGAACCCACTAAAGAGGCCAACTGCAGAGCAATGCTTACAACATCCCTTTTTCTCG GTTAACATGTGGATTCCTCGCCCTCTTGGTGATCCACTACAGTTGAAGCTAAGTAATATAG ATGACAAGCCAAATCTTGAGTTGAGCCTTGGGGGCCTTGGCAAGAAAACAGAAGATAATTTTCTTGGTTTAACTCTGGGTGTAAATTCGAGTGTTTCAGACTATg GGCTAGTCCACAAAAGTCAAAATCCAGGCGAG GAAGTTCTGATCTGCCCTGCTTTAATTGATAACCCACAACACTCAG TTTTCTGGTCTTTCCTTCCTGATGCTCCCAATAGAGTTTCTGCACCCCTGGAGTCTTTATCATTATCTTTCAG CACTAATCCGCATTCAACAATTGGAGTACTCCCATCAGCTGGATTTTCCGTGGCTCCTATGGAACCTAACATCTTAGATCGTTCATACCTAGCTATTTCCTGCCCTTTACAGCAGGGGCATTGCCTTCGAGGTGGTGAACTCCTGCAGCCCTAG
- the LOC141693168 gene encoding serine/threonine-protein kinase MHK isoform X1 translates to MERYKITKELGDGTCGSVYEAICLETYEIVAVKKMKRKFYFWDECINLREVKALRKLNHPNIIKLKEIVRENNELFFIFEYMELNLYQIMRDRQRPFTEAEIKHLMHQMLLGLVHMHRNGYFHRDLKPENLLVTDDRLKIADFGLAREVSSSPPYTDYVSTRWYRAPEVLLQALSYTPSIDMWAVGAILAELFTLSPIFPGESEIDQLYKICCIFGAPDWTAFPDCRNTVGLVNVCYSEIMPANLSDIIPNASLEAIDLIKQLCSWNPLKRPTAEQCLQHPFFSVNMWIPRPLGDPLQLKLSNIDDKPNLELSLGGLGKKTEDNFLGLTLGVNSSVSDYAVEFLAGLVHKSQNPGEEVLICPALIDNPQHSVFWSFLPDAPNRVSAPLESLSLSFSTNPHSTIGVLPSAGFSVAPMEPNILDRSYLAISCPLQQGHCLRGGELLQP, encoded by the exons ATGGAAAG ATATAAAATTACAAAAGAACTTGGAGATGGAACTTGTGGAAGTGTATATGAGGCCATTTGCCTGGAGACATATGAAATT GTTGCAGTGAAGAAAATGAAGAGGAAATTTTATTTTTGGGACGAGTGCATTAATCTGCGGGAAGTTAAG GCCCTTCGTAAATTGAATCATCCTAACATAATAAAGTTGAAGGAAATAGTCAGAGAAAATAACGAGCTATTCTTTATTTTTGAATACATG GAGCTTAATTTGTACCAAATAATGAGAGACCGTCAAAGACCCTTCACAGAGGCAGAGATAAAACATTTGATGCATCAGATGCTGCTGGGACTTGTACACATGCATAGAAATGGATATTTTCATCGGGACTTGAAGCCTG agaatttGCTTGTGACGGATGACCGTCTCAAAATTGCTGACTTCGGACTGGCTAGGGAAGTTTCATCATCACCGCCATATACTGATTATGTTTCTACCCGGTG GTATCGAGCACCAGAGGTCTTGTTGCAGGCTCTATCATACACTCCTTCTATTG ACATGTGGGCAGTTGGTGCAATTCTCGCTGAACTCTTCACTTTGAGCCCAATTTTCCCTGGAGAAAG TGAAATAGATCAACTGTACAAAATATGCTGTATTTTTGGTGCACCAGATTGGACTGCCTTTCCTGACTGTAGAAATACTGTAGGACTGGTTAATGTTTGTTATTCAGAG ATTATGCCTGCAAATCTATCTGACATTATTCCGAATGCAAGCTTGGAAGCTATTGACTTGATCAAG CAACTTTGTTCATGGAACCCACTAAAGAGGCCAACTGCAGAGCAATGCTTACAACATCCCTTTTTCTCG GTTAACATGTGGATTCCTCGCCCTCTTGGTGATCCACTACAGTTGAAGCTAAGTAATATAG ATGACAAGCCAAATCTTGAGTTGAGCCTTGGGGGCCTTGGCAAGAAAACAGAAGATAATTTTCTTGGTTTAACTCTGGGTGTAAATTCGAGTGTTTCAGACTATg CCGTGGAATTTCTTGCAGGGCTAGTCCACAAAAGTCAAAATCCAGGCGAG GAAGTTCTGATCTGCCCTGCTTTAATTGATAACCCACAACACTCAG TTTTCTGGTCTTTCCTTCCTGATGCTCCCAATAGAGTTTCTGCACCCCTGGAGTCTTTATCATTATCTTTCAG CACTAATCCGCATTCAACAATTGGAGTACTCCCATCAGCTGGATTTTCCGTGGCTCCTATGGAACCTAACATCTTAGATCGTTCATACCTAGCTATTTCCTGCCCTTTACAGCAGGGGCATTGCCTTCGAGGTGGTGAACTCCTGCAGCCCTAG
- the LOC141693103 gene encoding uncharacterized protein LOC141693103 translates to MPRTSVVECPGCPPIRALTFDVLGLIKVVEARGKENGVAKVVERWGDPDSSKYVLAASIDDREFDPLLAVARKCGSIELISPVNGDLRLSFSNGSQVDGEPEDDPVSGLHLFKRKKLQSTSRSCTLLSCSKKGRVVLRSVELSSGDVTPLTWTVCGSGDVLCSKVDENENYALFGGKRIEVNVWDLEKRTRIWTAKSPPKNNLDIFTPTWFTSATFLDKDDHRKLVTGTNYHQVRLYDISAQRRPVISFDFLEAPITAVTEDLDGRKVYVGNGSGDLASFDIRTGKLLGRFSGKCSGSIKSIARHPELPVLASCGLDRYLRFWDTESRQLLSAVFLKQHLTSVVLDSQFNDEEVGSDAPIPPNVALELDETLDESEEDPQPVKKKKSKELSASKKKKTLMDEGEEDPKPVKKKKSKELSGSKKKKTLTSDEGVEDPQPVKRKKSRELSGSKKKRSKQVTGE, encoded by the exons ATGCCCAGAACAAGTGTTGTTGAGTGTCCTGGCTGCCCCCCAATTCGAGCCCTCACTTTCGATGTTCTTGGTCTTATTAAAG TTGTCGAAGCTCGTGGTAAGGAAAATGGCGTAGCTAAAGTGGTGGAGAGATGGGGTGACCCTGATTCCTCTAAATATGTGCTTGCTGCTTCGATTGATGACCGTGAATTTGATCCT TTGTTAGCTGTAGCGAGGAAGTGTGGTTCG ATTGAGTTAATTAGTCCTGTTAATGGAGATCTTCGCTTGTCGTTTTCCAATGGTAGTCAAGTTGATGGTGAACCAGAAGACGATCCCGTTTCTGGTTTGCATTTGTTCAAGAGGAAAAAGTTGCAATCAACATCCAG GTCATGTACCTTGCTTTCATGCTCAAAAAAAGGTCGTGTTGTTTTGAGGTCTGTTGAACTCTCATCGGGGGATGTTACTCCATTGACGTGGACAGTATGTGGTTCTGGAGATGTTTTGTGCTCTAAAGTTGATGAAAATGAAAACTACGCATTATTTGGCGG GAAGAGAATTGAAGTGAATGTCTGGGATCTTGAAAAGCGCACTAGAATTTGGACAGCGAAATCA CCTCCCAAAAATAATCTCGATATATTCACCCCTACTTGGTTTACGTCAGCAACATTTTTGGATAAGGATGATCACAGGAAATTGGTAACAGGCACCAATTATCACCAG GTGCGCCTCTATGATATTTCAGCTCAGAGAAGACCTGTTATCTCTTTTGATTTTCTGGAGGCCCCCATTACAGCAGTAACTGAAGATCTAGATGGTAGAAAAGTTTATGTGGGTAACGGATCAGGAGACCTTGCTTCTTTTGACATACGCACAG GAAAACTACTTGGTCGCTTTTCGGGAAAATGCTCTGGAAGTATTAAATCGATAGCCAGACATCCGGAGCTTCCAGTGCTGGCTTCATGCG GCCTGGACAGGTACTTGCGTTTTTGGGATACCGAGTCTCGTCAACTTCTTTCTGCG GTCTTCCTTAAGCAGCATCTAACAAGTGTGGTTCTTGATTCACAATTTAATGATGAAG AAGTTGGTTCTGATGCCCCAATACCTCCAAACGTGGCTCTAGAACTTGATGAGACTTTAGACGAAAGCGAGGAAGATCCACAACCTGTCAAGAAAAAGAAGTCCAAAGAACTCAGTGCGAGCAAGAAGAAAAAGACCCTCATGGACGAGGGCGAGGAAGACCCAAAACCTGTCAAGAAAAAGAAATCCAAAGAACTCAGTGGGAGCAAGAAGAAAAAGACGCTCACATCAGACGAGGGCGTGGAAGACCCACAACCTGTTAAGAGAAAGAAGTCAAGGGAACTGAGTGGGAGCAAGAAGAAAAGGAGCAAGCAAGTAACTGGAGAGTAA